In a single window of the Leptospiraceae bacterium genome:
- a CDS encoding type II toxin-antitoxin system RelE/ParE family toxin has product MPDKEFEQKIEFHAQAREELAESAQWYEDRKSGLGEEFLIEVESKLEKIANRPQSHPVTYENVRQISLTRFPYLIYYLIKPPSIFILSVWHKKRNRDGWKTRL; this is encoded by the coding sequence ATGCCAGACAAAGAATTCGAACAAAAAATTGAATTTCATGCACAAGCCAGAGAAGAATTAGCCGAATCAGCTCAGTGGTATGAAGATAGGAAATCTGGCTTAGGAGAAGAGTTTCTTATTGAAGTGGAAAGCAAATTAGAAAAAATTGCTAACAGACCACAATCTCATCCCGTAACTTATGAAAATGTAAGGCAAATTTCCCTTACCCGCTTCCCTTATTTAATTTACTACCTTATAAAACCACCTTCGATCTTTATACTTTCTGTCTGGCATAAAAAAAGAAATAGAGATGGATGGAAAACTAGACTTTAG
- a CDS encoding response regulator produces the protein MRYRLKLSLCLFFLFFLLNCKPNPNIVSLNGEWEYTAGHHPDPKTWDKLEWKKIQVPFNHLTDASNDGWITLKRTLPREAQAFFVGDIPIAFRSDIPFNDQVEFYINGKLFFRNGSITKSALANSVLVNLPDSVKKSETPIIFSAIFYKDADNPYWSWSHLSNKIGLSKEIFLEYYTSEIISFSLLSIYLLSGLYHLLLFFKRRIDLHNLLFGMFCLTISFYWFCRIPSREILFQSNGFLEFKTEISLVFIIPFFIITFLSQIIEGKINLLTKICSYWSLLTILGGIIAPNLSYLHKILFIWQISMIPFFINALGYVFYFAFKKNNTAIRILAGMVFMVAGGFYDIFAGLGFFPHVSAMQYCFPIFILNIAVILANKYVKAFNESDRLNEELSQKNESLARADKMKDEFLANTSHELRTPLNGIIGLAESNFFEPTNTLQIQKNSEMIISSGRRLSSLVNDILDFSKLKNAEIELKNQAVDTRKIAELVISLSTPLAKARGLSLSMDIPEDLPLANADEDRLQQILINLIGNGIKFTHEGSVTIRANRLDNAIQISVQDTGIGIPKEKQSIIFESFEQADGSIGRVYGGTGLGLSIVRSLVRLHGSEVTVESELGKGSTFSFYLPLAATGEGVVRQAIKEPVTNMSFPKSSVGNLNILRPPTEDFGGDKLVAVDGIQSANSANIHYANETDVSDPPKKTFQNFTVLVVDDEPINVMVLENHLKAVGLQVETASDGFQALEKMKTIHPQCILLDLMMPRMSGLEVLRAVRESYPPTILPIVILSAKNQVNDLVIALEAGANDYLTKPFSRNELLARLQVHLDLQTSVREQIKQSNSFERFVPSKFINLLDKQSVSDVELGDAKLKNMSVLFTDIRSFTTLSEQMSAEDNFKFLNSYLKRMEPTITNQGGFVDKFIGDAVMALFEEHSNDSSADRALSAAMEMRRSLAEFNIHRAKSGYTPIDIGIGINFGSLVLGTVGSSNRLSTTVIGNTVNLAARLETLTAFYKSGILISDHVVKALKTLTETGMREIGSVQVKGKKEAVGIFEVYETDRVDIAELKEKTKSLLMQGIIQFKIGEFITAIELFQEMLSIYPEDIVAKTYLSRCKELANSPIPENWQGIIEFSHK, from the coding sequence ATGCGATACCGCTTAAAATTATCCCTTTGCCTATTCTTCCTTTTCTTTCTACTCAATTGTAAACCAAATCCTAATATTGTTTCGCTCAACGGTGAATGGGAATATACCGCAGGACACCATCCTGATCCAAAGACATGGGATAAGTTGGAATGGAAAAAAATACAAGTTCCATTCAACCATTTAACAGATGCATCTAATGATGGTTGGATTACACTCAAAAGAACCCTTCCCAGAGAAGCACAAGCATTCTTCGTTGGAGATATACCTATTGCCTTTCGTTCCGATATTCCATTTAACGACCAAGTGGAATTTTATATTAATGGAAAACTTTTTTTCAGAAACGGAAGTATTACAAAATCTGCTTTAGCAAACTCAGTTCTGGTCAATTTGCCAGATTCTGTTAAGAAATCTGAAACTCCCATTATCTTTTCTGCAATATTCTATAAGGATGCGGATAATCCATATTGGAGCTGGTCTCATTTAAGCAATAAAATTGGATTGAGTAAAGAAATATTTTTAGAATATTATACTAGTGAAATTATTTCTTTTTCTTTACTCTCGATTTATTTACTATCTGGTTTGTACCATTTGTTATTATTTTTTAAAAGGAGAATAGATCTTCATAATTTGTTATTCGGAATGTTTTGCTTAACGATTTCTTTCTACTGGTTTTGCCGAATTCCCAGTAGGGAAATTTTGTTTCAATCAAACGGATTTCTTGAATTTAAGACAGAGATTTCATTGGTTTTTATAATTCCATTTTTCATAATAACATTTCTATCTCAAATAATAGAAGGAAAAATCAATCTTCTTACTAAGATATGTTCTTATTGGTCACTGCTAACAATCCTTGGAGGGATAATAGCACCAAACTTAAGTTATCTTCATAAAATTCTCTTTATTTGGCAAATCTCCATGATTCCCTTTTTTATTAATGCTCTTGGCTATGTTTTCTACTTTGCTTTTAAAAAAAATAATACTGCGATTCGTATACTTGCAGGAATGGTATTCATGGTAGCAGGAGGTTTTTATGATATTTTTGCGGGATTAGGATTTTTTCCGCATGTTTCTGCAATGCAATATTGCTTCCCAATTTTCATCTTAAACATCGCAGTCATCCTAGCAAACAAATATGTGAAAGCGTTTAATGAATCAGACCGATTGAACGAGGAGCTTTCGCAAAAGAACGAATCCCTTGCGCGAGCGGATAAGATGAAGGATGAATTTCTCGCAAATACCTCGCATGAGCTGCGCACTCCTTTGAATGGAATTATTGGACTTGCGGAATCGAATTTCTTTGAGCCAACAAACACTCTACAAATTCAAAAGAACTCGGAAATGATAATATCAAGTGGTAGAAGACTTTCTTCTCTTGTGAATGATATTCTAGATTTCTCCAAATTGAAGAATGCAGAGATAGAGTTGAAGAACCAAGCTGTGGATACTCGTAAGATAGCTGAACTTGTTATCAGCCTATCTACTCCGCTTGCAAAAGCGAGAGGTCTTTCTCTTTCAATGGACATTCCAGAAGATTTACCACTTGCTAATGCAGATGAAGATAGATTGCAGCAAATTTTGATTAACCTCATTGGTAATGGAATTAAATTCACACATGAAGGAAGTGTAACCATAAGAGCTAATAGATTAGATAATGCCATTCAGATTTCCGTGCAGGATACTGGAATCGGTATTCCCAAAGAAAAACAATCCATTATCTTTGAAAGTTTCGAGCAAGCAGATGGCTCTATAGGTAGAGTCTACGGTGGAACTGGTCTAGGTTTGTCAATCGTGCGAAGTCTTGTGCGTCTGCATGGCTCGGAGGTGACTGTAGAAAGTGAGTTAGGGAAAGGTTCTACTTTTTCGTTTTATTTGCCTTTAGCCGCTACTGGTGAAGGTGTGGTTCGACAAGCTATAAAAGAACCAGTTACCAATATGTCATTCCCGAAATCTTCTGTCGGGAATCTCAACATCTTGAGACCCCCGACAGAAGATTTCGGGGGTGACAAACTCGTTGCTGTCGATGGAATACAATCTGCTAACTCGGCTAATATCCATTATGCCAATGAAACCGATGTATCCGACCCTCCTAAAAAAACCTTCCAGAACTTTACCGTCCTCGTTGTAGACGATGAGCCAATCAATGTAATGGTTTTAGAAAATCATCTAAAGGCTGTAGGCTTACAAGTAGAAACTGCTTCCGATGGATTTCAAGCACTTGAGAAAATGAAGACTATTCATCCACAATGTATCTTATTGGATTTGATGATGCCTAGAATGAGCGGTTTAGAGGTATTACGCGCTGTTCGTGAATCCTACCCTCCGACGATTCTACCGATTGTTATACTTTCAGCAAAGAACCAAGTCAATGATTTAGTTATCGCATTAGAAGCAGGGGCAAATGACTATTTAACAAAGCCATTCTCCAGAAATGAACTGCTTGCAAGACTTCAAGTGCATTTGGATTTACAAACATCTGTCCGAGAACAAATTAAGCAGTCGAATTCATTTGAACGATTTGTTCCATCTAAGTTTATAAATCTTTTAGATAAACAAAGTGTATCTGATGTGGAATTAGGCGATGCAAAGCTAAAAAATATGTCCGTGCTATTTACGGATATTCGTTCTTTTACTACTCTTTCTGAGCAGATGTCTGCCGAAGATAATTTTAAATTTTTAAATAGTTATTTAAAACGTATGGAACCTACAATTACCAACCAAGGAGGCTTCGTAGATAAATTTATTGGCGATGCAGTCATGGCATTATTTGAAGAGCATAGTAATGACTCCTCCGCCGATCGAGCATTATCCGCTGCAATGGAAATGAGACGTTCTCTAGCGGAGTTTAACATTCATAGAGCAAAATCAGGATATACCCCAATAGATATTGGAATCGGGATTAATTTTGGTAGCCTTGTTCTTGGAACAGTTGGAAGTTCTAATAGATTAAGCACAACCGTTATCGGAAATACCGTAAACCTTGCGGCTAGACTCGAAACATTAACTGCATTTTACAAGTCAGGAATTCTTATCAGTGACCATGTAGTAAAAGCCTTGAAAACATTGACTGAAACTGGAATGCGAGAAATTGGCTCTGTTCAAGTGAAGGGAAAAAAAGAAGCCGTTGGTATTTTCGAAGTATATGAAACTGACCGAGTTGATATTGCTGAATTAAAAGAAAAAACAAAGAGTCTTCTGATGCAAGGTATCATTCAATTCAAGATTGGCGAGTTTATAACAGCAATAGAATTATTTCAGGAAATGCTTTCTATTTATCCAGAAGACATTGTAGCAAAAACATATTTAAGTCGATGCAAGGAATTGGCAAATTCTCCGATTCCTGAAAATTGGCAAGGGATAATAGAGTTTAGCCATAAGTAA
- a CDS encoding DEAD/DEAH box helicase, with amino-acid sequence MKLPELVQLLHKRGKEEVVVNLDRMSKILIQERETLESMGIGFSLPYNLKEILQPALSYFGNTPKTIQYMDASDLFVFDPVISLGNMVISPKEFDELSKNAGKLVYYRDRFVLMTPEKITSVFSSLDPSKERLSNAQCLYFAMKGRYKDKELKLDKNLTAFINKLYKPEDTSLPEGLNAIMRPYQLKGFEWIYSTIQSKLGICIADDMGLGKTLQVIAVILKLKEERKLTNQVLVVCPTTLLGNWLREVEKFAPSLKAKIYHGDDRHYTESIDIVITTYNLVRIREEFFANRKWTLLVIDEAQNIKNPSTYQTKSIKSLKSEYRIAMTGTPVENRLTELWSIFDFLNPDFLGTLKWFRAEYAMPIESYQIEHKVEEFKKITSPFMIRRLKSDKSIIADLPDKIVKDEFCYLSKEQIVIYQKILKENLDIIERLQGISRRGKVFQMINALKQICNHPSHFTKKKAYHPNLSGKSERLVSLLQNILPTGEKTILFTQYTEMAEILLDILDKHLGIQPDFFHGGLLRKEREKVISNFQKDPAKQLILISLKAGGTGLNLVEATNVIHYDLWWNPAVEDQATDRAYRIGQTKNVQVHRLITLGTFEEKINSIIQGKRALSDLTLIKGEKWITELSNEELKELFALTGGEKLSEL; translated from the coding sequence ATGAAGCTTCCAGAACTTGTGCAACTTTTACATAAGAGAGGCAAAGAAGAAGTAGTCGTAAACTTGGATCGAATGAGTAAAATTCTGATTCAAGAAAGAGAGACTTTAGAGTCAATGGGAATCGGGTTTAGTCTTCCTTATAATTTGAAAGAAATTTTACAGCCTGCTTTAAGCTATTTCGGAAACACGCCTAAGACAATTCAATACATGGATGCTTCTGATTTATTTGTATTCGATCCGGTTATCTCATTGGGGAATATGGTGATTAGCCCGAAAGAGTTTGATGAGCTTTCTAAGAATGCGGGGAAATTAGTATACTATAGAGATCGATTTGTTCTAATGACTCCTGAAAAAATTACTAGCGTCTTTTCAAGTCTAGATCCTTCAAAAGAAAGACTCTCTAACGCTCAATGCTTATACTTCGCAATGAAAGGCAGATACAAGGACAAAGAATTAAAGTTAGACAAAAATCTAACTGCCTTTATAAATAAGCTTTATAAGCCAGAAGATACTTCACTGCCAGAGGGGTTAAATGCGATTATGCGTCCATATCAGCTAAAAGGATTTGAATGGATTTATTCTACAATTCAAAGTAAGCTTGGAATCTGTATTGCTGACGATATGGGACTCGGAAAGACTCTACAGGTAATCGCTGTTATTCTCAAGCTGAAAGAAGAAAGGAAACTGACTAATCAAGTTTTAGTTGTCTGTCCCACGACTCTACTTGGAAATTGGCTGAGAGAAGTAGAGAAATTTGCCCCTAGCCTCAAAGCGAAAATTTATCACGGAGACGATAGGCATTATACTGAATCTATTGATATTGTAATTACTACTTACAATCTAGTTCGCATTCGAGAAGAATTCTTTGCCAATCGAAAATGGACTTTACTCGTAATTGATGAAGCGCAAAATATTAAGAATCCGTCAACCTATCAAACAAAATCTATTAAATCACTAAAGAGTGAATATCGAATTGCGATGACGGGCACACCTGTCGAAAATCGTCTCACTGAGCTATGGAGTATTTTTGATTTTTTAAATCCTGATTTTTTAGGAACACTCAAATGGTTTCGCGCCGAGTATGCGATGCCGATTGAATCGTATCAAATCGAACATAAGGTAGAGGAATTTAAAAAGATTACTTCTCCCTTCATGATTCGTAGACTAAAGTCAGATAAGTCGATCATCGCTGATCTCCCTGATAAAATCGTAAAGGATGAATTCTGTTATCTCTCTAAGGAGCAAATCGTTATTTACCAGAAGATACTTAAAGAAAATTTGGATATTATAGAACGACTACAAGGAATTTCTAGACGCGGAAAAGTATTTCAAATGATCAATGCCTTAAAGCAGATTTGCAATCATCCTTCTCATTTCACAAAAAAGAAAGCCTATCACCCAAATCTTTCTGGGAAATCAGAGAGACTTGTGAGTCTACTCCAGAATATCCTCCCGACGGGCGAAAAGACGATACTATTCACGCAATACACAGAGATGGCAGAAATTCTATTAGATATTTTAGACAAGCATCTAGGTATTCAGCCTGATTTCTTTCACGGAGGACTATTGCGTAAAGAGCGAGAGAAAGTCATTTCCAATTTCCAGAAAGACCCTGCAAAGCAGCTAATCCTTATTTCCCTCAAGGCAGGAGGAACAGGATTAAACTTAGTAGAAGCAACAAACGTTATCCACTATGACCTCTGGTGGAATCCAGCCGTAGAAGACCAAGCCACCGATAGAGCCTATCGCATCGGTCAAACCAAAAACGTCCAAGTCCACCGCCTCATCACCCTTGGCACCTTTGAAGAAAAGATAAACTCCATTATCCAAGGCAAACGTGCATTAAGCGACTTAACTCTCATCAAAGGCGAAAAATGGATTACCGAACTTTCTAATGAAGAGTTGAAGGAATTGTTTGCATTGACGGGAGGGGAAAAATTGTCTGAACTATGA
- a CDS encoding acyl-CoA dehydrogenase family protein, translating to MYQAFTEDQIQIRDLVRDFTRKEITPVAHLYDEKNEHPKELIDRMRRELGINGLTIPVEFGGMGYGSVEQCLITEEMSRGCLGISLCFGYTGLGQLPILKGGTDAQKKKWLEPVIAGEHGIAFCLSEPGAGSDVPGMVTKAEKKGDKYVINGAKQWITGGGSADAYTVFAYTDRNRGTRGVSCFYVPRNTPGLIVGKKEDKLGIRASDTRQIIFEDCAVPAENLIGRENMGFVYALLTLNASRPFVAAMGVGVGQAALDYAAKYAREREQFGQKIGTFQAVQHMLADMSITVEVGREITYRAARMSDANDPNLAKYSAIAKAFTSEGAMKCALDAVQIYGGYGYTKEYPVEKLMRDAKILCIFEGTTQIQKNEIAAYVTKEAASGK from the coding sequence ATGTATCAAGCTTTTACAGAAGATCAAATACAAATCAGAGACTTAGTGAGAGATTTCACAAGAAAGGAAATTACACCTGTCGCGCATCTTTACGACGAAAAGAATGAACATCCGAAAGAGCTCATTGATAGAATGAGAAGAGAGCTTGGAATCAACGGCTTAACAATTCCTGTTGAATTTGGTGGAATGGGTTATGGTTCTGTTGAACAGTGTCTTATTACAGAAGAAATGAGTCGCGGCTGTCTTGGTATTTCATTATGTTTTGGTTACACAGGTCTTGGACAACTTCCAATCCTAAAAGGTGGAACTGATGCACAAAAGAAAAAATGGCTAGAGCCTGTGATTGCAGGAGAACATGGAATTGCTTTTTGTCTTTCTGAGCCTGGTGCTGGATCTGACGTTCCTGGCATGGTAACAAAAGCAGAAAAGAAAGGCGATAAATATGTTATCAACGGAGCAAAACAATGGATCACCGGCGGTGGTAGCGCTGACGCATACACTGTATTTGCCTATACTGACCGTAATCGTGGAACACGCGGTGTTAGCTGCTTCTATGTTCCTCGAAACACTCCAGGTCTAATCGTAGGAAAGAAAGAAGACAAACTAGGTATCCGTGCATCCGATACAAGACAAATCATTTTCGAAGACTGTGCAGTTCCAGCAGAAAACTTGATCGGACGTGAGAATATGGGATTTGTTTACGCATTACTCACATTAAACGCTTCTCGTCCATTCGTTGCAGCAATGGGTGTTGGTGTTGGTCAAGCAGCTTTGGACTACGCAGCAAAATATGCAAGAGAGAGAGAACAATTCGGTCAAAAAATCGGAACATTCCAAGCAGTGCAACACATGTTAGCCGACATGTCTATCACAGTAGAAGTTGGTCGTGAGATTACCTATCGTGCAGCTCGTATGTCTGATGCAAATGATCCTAACCTTGCAAAATACTCCGCTATCGCAAAAGCATTTACTTCTGAAGGTGCAATGAAATGTGCGTTAGACGCAGTTCAAATCTACGGTGGTTATGGTTACACCAAAGAATATCCAGTTGAAAAACTAATGCGCGATGCTAAGATTCTTTGTATCTTTGAAGGAACTACACAAATCCAAAAGAACGAAATCGCAGCATATGTAACAAAAGAAGCAGCTTCCGGCAAATAA
- a CDS encoding nucleotidyl transferase AbiEii/AbiGii toxin family protein, which translates to MYSDMQRRELFHFVFLERFLKATDPGLYSVKGGVNLRFFLKSPRYSEDMDLDVFGGGVETLKKNGYKILEDVSFHKYLAAYGIIGVEIGDKDKAKHTDTVQRFKVNLKTISGVKLPTKVEFSRRKKEKDFVKMEKIDSEIAKVYNKIGFLCPHYPADAAVLQKIQALAGRSETQARDLFDLDILHSENQLNQRFIQGNLTSDLLNSAIEKAETITHEDFKGQVFEYILEEKRDLYSGKKNWERLRANVLGFLNEFI; encoded by the coding sequence ATGTATTCCGACATGCAAAGACGAGAACTCTTTCACTTCGTTTTCCTTGAACGATTCCTGAAAGCAACTGACCCGGGACTTTATTCAGTGAAAGGCGGGGTGAATCTACGATTCTTTCTAAAGAGTCCGAGGTATTCGGAAGATATGGACTTAGATGTGTTTGGTGGCGGTGTCGAAACGCTAAAGAAGAACGGTTATAAAATTTTAGAAGATGTTTCGTTTCATAAATATCTTGCAGCCTACGGGATCATCGGCGTGGAAATAGGAGATAAAGACAAAGCAAAGCACACTGACACAGTGCAGAGATTTAAAGTAAATCTGAAAACTATTTCGGGAGTAAAGCTTCCAACAAAAGTTGAATTTTCCAGAAGAAAAAAAGAAAAAGATTTTGTGAAAATGGAAAAAATAGATTCCGAAATCGCAAAGGTTTATAACAAGATTGGATTTCTTTGTCCACACTATCCAGCAGATGCTGCTGTGTTACAAAAGATCCAAGCTCTTGCAGGAAGATCCGAAACACAAGCGCGTGATTTATTTGATTTAGATATTTTACATTCAGAGAACCAATTAAATCAGAGGTTTATTCAAGGTAACCTTACATCTGACTTACTAAATTCTGCAATCGAAAAAGCAGAGACTATTACACACGAAGATTTCAAAGGACAAGTGTTTGAATATATTTTAGAAGAAAAAAGAGATTTGTATTCAGGGAAAAAAAATTGGGAACGTTTACGAGCTAATGTTTTAGGATTTCTAAATGAATTTATATAA